CCATCCAGCGGGTCAGCGTGGGTTACTGGTAGACCCTCAACCATGACCTCGGCAAAAGGCAGCGATTCCCCAGTATCCAGCCGGATGGTACCGCGAACTGTCCCGCTGCCCGCCGGGATGAGGTGCAGTTCGGCTTCCACTTCTGGCGTCCGGGTCAGGTCGATCTGGCGCGGTGCGTGAACATAACCAGACGACTGCGCCAGCAGTGCATAGCGGCTGATCGGCACAGTGGTGAAGACAAAATGGCCTGCGTCATCGGCAGTAGTCGTTAGACCTGCGCCGCTAGCCAGGTCAATCGCCAGTATACTCCCGCTAATCGCCTGTCCACCGGTATCCATAAGTTGGCCAGAGATTGTCCCCGGTGCGGCGCTGGCTGTCATGGAGATTGTCACCGGGGCCTCCTGCCCACCAGGAACGATGACTTCCTGAGGAGCGGCCGTGTAGCGTTTGCCATCGATGATCACTGGAATCATCGAAACCTGATAGGTCAGATCATGATGGGTCAGACCTTCGACCGCCAGCGTCGCCACGCCATCGACTGCCGGGCCGTAGAAGTTGCGCCAGCGCCAGTCGTAGATTTTGGTTCGTGCGTCTATCTGAACGCCGCTACTGCCGGGCGGAAGGCCCTCGATCGTGACCAGCAGAGTGCGCGTGGTCCCCCGGTCAAAGCGCAGGCTGCGCACCGCCTGTCCTGACCGGCCATCAGTGGAATGGGCGGTGACGATCAGGTAGGCGACGTCATCGTTAAGGGTCAGCGGGCTGTCGGCATTGTGGCACATCCCGCAGTCTTCGATCACATGCGGGTCATCCGAAGGCCAGGGGCGATCCGGGCCGGTCATCACCGCTGAAGCGTGGAACCACCCCTGGTCATCCAGAGGAACAGTCATCCGCTGGGTATTCCCGCTGGTATCGACCAGTTCGACCGTCACCTCGACTTCGGAGGGTTCCACGTGGGCACTGTAGCTGATGACCTGTCCGGTAATGGGCATGCTCAGCCTGAAGTTGCCAAGGGTGTAAAAAGTTTCCCCTTCGCCCGGCGAGCCGATCAGGATGATCAGGTCTTCGTTGGAACCCTGGGCGCTGACGCCATCTGGAATCAGGATCAGGCCGAAGCCCAACAGGACACAAAAAACCCAGACGGTAGCCCTCATGATGGTTTCTCCACGTCAACAGCCAGCTCCCAGGGATTGTTGGCGTAGTGACAGCGTGCACAGTCAACCTCGCTGCCCAGATTGTGCGACACCCAGACATGATTGGAGGGGATCACCCCGGCGATCAGGGTAACGCGCCAGGTGGCCCACTGCCCAAGGTATGGCTCGGCAGGATCTTCAACCGGGCGCGCTTCCAGGCCGCCATGGTCATGGCAGGTTTCGCAGCGCAAGTCAGGGTGTGGGGCGGCGGCTTCGGGAGCCAGATAGGGTTTCCAGCAGGTATCCACAAAAGCCGTCTCGGTGTCTGCGTCATTGTGGCAATCCGTGCAGGCGGCAGCGCCGCTGTGCGGATTGTGACAGGTGGTGCAGGTAGCCCCGGCATGGGCGGTCGAATCGGCTAGCTCGCGCTGGCGCATCGTCCCCCGGCCGCTGTCACGGTGGCACTGTTCGCAGAGTTGGGTGCTGCTTTCCTGAGGAATGTGCGTTTTGCTGATCGGGTCCCACCAGGCGATTGTCTCCAGGGTTTTGCCGGTTTCGTCGCTCGGATGGCAGTTTACACAGCGGATGCCCTGCCACTGGCTTTCCGGCACGACTGGATTGCCCTCAGCCACGCGGATCTGTGCATCGTTAGGGAACTTGCAGGAGACACAGTTGGGCGGTGCATTAATGACCGCTTCAGGGTCCCAGTTGGCAGGGGACTTGCACTGGGCGCAGTAGGTATTGGGGCCGGTTTCCAGG
The Anaerolineae bacterium genome window above contains:
- a CDS encoding carboxypeptidase regulatory-like domain-containing protein — translated: MRATVWVFCVLLGFGLILIPDGVSAQGSNEDLIILIGSPGEGETFYTLGNFRLSMPITGQVISYSAHVEPSEVEVTVELVDTSGNTQRMTVPLDDQGWFHASAVMTGPDRPWPSDDPHVIEDCGMCHNADSPLTLNDDVAYLIVTAHSTDGRSGQAVRSLRFDRGTTRTLLVTIEGLPPGSSGVQIDARTKIYDWRWRNFYGPAVDGVATLAVEGLTHHDLTYQVSMIPVIIDGKRYTAAPQEVIVPGGQEAPVTISMTASAAPGTISGQLMDTGGQAISGSILAIDLASGAGLTTTADDAGHFVFTTVPISRYALLAQSSGYVHAPRQIDLTRTPEVEAELHLIPAGSGTVRGTIRLDTGESLPFAEVMVEGLPVTHADPLDGRFALPGVAPEGPLAMRIAAAGCYGVQLSSTERDYGEIALSLRSDTEIIRQGGARLYRPAATIIAHLEGVIALERGVLWSVGAAGEDTPLRVQAGRYLLESTDADFAVESLSNAEPRLYVSRGEVRASDETTGQIWTVGASQTLALTNPTGRPVTLIAGAGPLLRAVAGSVSPFELAPSPAEQRDRAVLDALVTAARITMLLAYAISFGIFPILVVVGLVLYFRRRA